Proteins from a genomic interval of Alteromonas stellipolaris:
- a CDS encoding endonuclease domain-containing protein, which produces MTRDAADIENRPKELFKLPNYGCLPSGSFQIDLNGTLGDFLAHDLFDLDGNQPIEGRIVELTDGLINVNPSDEALAFYRERGDDFQMINVVVCCYAFEERDGQLFGLPYHISLRPTQKRGLPSSVGVDWIDKIDLERILDGNPYYMGFNPFSNAFGLYCVGEGIPVNEKMCSDVIGFVYNTYFLASKYNKSDVLDPGLCTSLLGESKGLLNDYRKFRFTRYFKRFNNIESVKIWGCDSPIELFLLQAMHSFGLKPTIQTHILRDGTIFPTLQSMWEGSVRTKALSKTITEVDFYFAKQRVAIFVDSVAHHSSEEAIAKDKAIDDKLEAIGIRSIRISGPDIMNSPIACAQRVFNIIEG; this is translated from the coding sequence ATGACACGAGATGCAGCAGACATTGAAAATAGACCAAAAGAGTTATTCAAGCTTCCAAATTACGGTTGCTTACCTTCAGGGAGTTTTCAGATAGATTTAAATGGTACTCTCGGTGATTTTTTGGCGCATGACCTATTTGATCTTGATGGAAACCAACCAATAGAGGGCAGAATAGTTGAACTGACGGATGGTCTGATTAACGTAAACCCATCAGATGAAGCTCTTGCATTTTATCGTGAGCGTGGTGACGATTTTCAAATGATCAATGTAGTAGTTTGCTGCTATGCATTTGAAGAAAGAGATGGTCAACTTTTTGGGCTTCCATACCATATATCGTTAAGACCTACACAAAAAAGAGGACTACCATCATCCGTTGGAGTTGATTGGATCGATAAAATCGACTTGGAACGTATTTTAGATGGCAACCCATATTATATGGGCTTCAATCCGTTTTCAAATGCGTTTGGTTTGTATTGTGTTGGTGAGGGAATACCAGTTAACGAGAAAATGTGTTCCGATGTAATAGGGTTTGTTTATAACACCTATTTTCTTGCATCAAAATACAACAAGTCAGACGTTTTAGATCCCGGTTTGTGCACATCATTACTCGGTGAAAGTAAGGGGTTGCTAAATGATTACCGAAAGTTCAGGTTCACTCGATACTTTAAACGATTTAATAACATCGAATCAGTAAAAATCTGGGGATGCGATTCTCCGATAGAGCTTTTTCTGCTTCAAGCTATGCATAGTTTCGGGCTAAAACCTACAATTCAAACCCACATCCTCAGAGACGGTACCATTTTTCCAACTTTACAATCGATGTGGGAAGGTAGCGTTAGAACTAAAGCGCTGAGCAAGACAATCACAGAGGTTGACTTTTACTTTGCTAAACAGCGCGTAGCGATTTTTGTTGATTCTGTAGCTCATCATTCTTCTGAAGAAGCCATAGCTAAAGATAAAGCAATAGATGACAAGCTAGAAGCTATAGGAATACGCAGCATTAGAATTTCTGGTCCCGATATTATGAACTCGCCGATAGCTTGTGCTCAGCGTGTTTTCAATATTATCGAAGGCTAG
- a CDS encoding UvrD-helicase domain-containing protein, which produces MQDTNIRKTLSELTTHKLVAAPAGSGKTTESIKYFLNCLLHSLEPENVLSITFINKATAELRQRLVNELKRAKLNQVPNSPHEMQMFELAKKVLKRSEERGWGILENPNRLEIKTFDSLCKSIAAMAPASSCFGKITAISERPNDLYRAAAESLLGQYKENSDLGEDIRKLLMHFDNKFPKAVNMLAEMLSYREQWLSLVMDRDVVEQREVMENNNAQVIAKCAAPLFDTLNSVMDELKDIVAYAKGTECNVHQLDSDALTDEQTFKFLTSFKEVFFTKQGKVKSKLTKREGFGPLKDIKDEDAKAHATMMREQASCLLEHFRDLDEDIVGILDSVVPPNYSNKEWDLLSSILTLLPILAAKLLLQFNKHKECDFAEIQNAALRALGEEGKPSDTMLRLDNRISHILVDEVQDCSPFQFELLKRLSSGWQIDDGKTLYLVGDKMQSIYLFRGADVGNFIQASDNGVGHLNLETHQLTSNYRSQAGIIEWVNSKFSSAFGSKTDASLGSTTYNPSEAAKPALDNEAVSITRYEGPNWLARQASDIVNQIHKIQSAEKNASIAVLGRSRADLATIIEHLRKGEVGHRAIDIHPLASLSVITDLTLLTKSICDLSDKVSWIGLLRSPLMGLSLTELETIAQEGGTKRARYKDIMIAKLKSEKTLSKLSQGTVERIKRLTKVIDQSIRHAERKSLASIIEGAFVVLGGLSVLKDANEKNAYKAFLELLGKFSFEQFDGDKLSDSIESLFAPDEKSSGMINLMTMHKSKGLEFDYVFIPNSHKPIRPEVTKLVDFVQTSIKGERIAVFAPNKSSSLTETRMNKCIQAIKSMKARNEAIRLAYVGSTRAKKQLFILGESKTAYPESSLLGMLKVNDSEAVKVLTSEVTEQEVDTLPKRTRLTKLNNLHLPEGQMLASSRGIIHVDNEAPPKFDWMVDTHRIIGIVFHATIEKIADKGWDAFFAQPAETNRAYWRVLLLKHGIADSSLFYAIRELEEQLQYLKSSDYMAWALQQSNIEVEKPIYTKRLGKLKKLIIDITFETDNARYIIDAKTSRPSHGETEQAFAHRMMARYAEKMESYKNLFPDNETIKVCLYLSSIGKIATYDFKEDVAV; this is translated from the coding sequence ATGCAAGACACGAATATACGTAAAACACTATCAGAACTCACAACACATAAATTGGTAGCTGCCCCTGCTGGCTCAGGTAAGACAACTGAGTCGATTAAATATTTCCTTAACTGTCTATTGCATAGCCTAGAGCCGGAAAACGTACTTTCAATCACCTTCATCAATAAAGCGACTGCTGAGTTGAGGCAGCGACTAGTAAATGAGCTTAAGCGTGCTAAGTTAAATCAGGTACCTAATAGCCCTCATGAAATGCAAATGTTTGAACTTGCCAAAAAGGTGTTGAAGCGTTCAGAAGAAAGAGGCTGGGGGATTTTAGAAAATCCCAATCGTTTGGAAATTAAAACCTTTGATTCCCTCTGCAAAAGTATTGCTGCTATGGCCCCTGCATCAAGTTGTTTTGGAAAAATCACGGCGATATCTGAAAGACCAAACGACCTTTACAGAGCAGCCGCAGAGTCTTTATTGGGGCAATACAAAGAAAACTCTGATTTGGGCGAAGACATCAGAAAGCTGCTTATGCATTTTGATAACAAATTTCCAAAGGCGGTCAACATGCTGGCCGAAATGCTGTCTTACCGCGAGCAATGGCTATCATTGGTTATGGACAGGGACGTCGTAGAGCAGCGTGAAGTTATGGAAAATAACAACGCACAAGTTATCGCTAAATGCGCTGCACCTTTGTTCGATACACTCAATAGTGTCATGGATGAGCTAAAAGACATTGTGGCGTATGCAAAGGGCACAGAATGTAACGTCCACCAGCTAGATTCAGATGCCTTAACAGATGAGCAAACCTTTAAATTTCTTACCTCGTTTAAAGAAGTTTTCTTTACTAAGCAAGGCAAAGTTAAATCTAAATTAACTAAGCGAGAAGGGTTCGGTCCACTTAAAGACATTAAAGATGAAGATGCAAAAGCGCATGCAACCATGATGCGTGAGCAAGCCAGCTGCTTACTAGAGCACTTTCGCGACCTAGATGAAGACATCGTAGGTATTTTAGATAGTGTTGTACCACCAAATTACTCCAACAAAGAATGGGATCTTCTATCAAGTATCTTAACCCTTCTACCAATACTTGCTGCCAAGTTATTGCTTCAGTTTAATAAGCATAAAGAATGCGACTTTGCAGAGATTCAAAACGCGGCATTACGCGCACTAGGGGAAGAAGGTAAACCGAGTGATACGATGCTACGACTTGATAACCGCATTTCCCATATATTAGTAGATGAAGTGCAAGACTGTTCGCCTTTTCAATTTGAGCTTTTAAAGCGTCTGAGTAGCGGGTGGCAAATAGATGATGGTAAAACGTTGTATCTGGTTGGCGATAAGATGCAGTCGATTTATTTATTTCGAGGTGCCGATGTTGGAAACTTTATTCAAGCGTCTGATAATGGCGTAGGACACTTAAACTTAGAGACACACCAACTAACGAGTAACTATCGCTCTCAAGCTGGGATTATCGAATGGGTGAATAGTAAGTTTTCAAGTGCATTTGGCAGCAAAACAGATGCTTCACTTGGTTCAACCACTTATAACCCTTCTGAGGCGGCAAAACCTGCCTTAGATAATGAGGCCGTATCCATCACACGATACGAAGGTCCAAATTGGTTAGCAAGACAAGCTTCTGACATTGTGAATCAAATTCACAAAATACAAAGCGCAGAAAAGAACGCATCTATCGCAGTATTAGGCCGTTCACGCGCTGACTTAGCAACCATCATCGAGCATTTGCGCAAAGGGGAGGTAGGTCATAGAGCGATTGATATTCACCCCCTCGCTTCATTGTCTGTTATTACGGATTTAACTCTACTGACGAAATCAATCTGTGACCTTAGCGATAAGGTTAGCTGGATAGGGTTATTACGCTCTCCGCTTATGGGGCTATCACTAACTGAACTAGAAACCATTGCACAGGAAGGTGGAACAAAGCGAGCCCGATATAAAGATATTATGATTGCGAAACTAAAGTCGGAAAAGACGCTAAGTAAATTAAGCCAAGGCACGGTCGAGCGTATCAAGCGCCTTACTAAGGTTATTGACCAATCAATTCGCCACGCAGAGCGTAAATCTTTAGCCTCAATCATCGAGGGGGCGTTTGTGGTCTTAGGCGGCTTATCAGTGTTGAAAGATGCGAATGAGAAAAATGCATACAAAGCGTTCTTAGAATTGTTGGGTAAATTCAGTTTTGAACAGTTCGATGGCGATAAACTGTCAGACTCCATTGAGAGTTTATTCGCACCGGATGAAAAGTCGTCTGGAATGATTAACCTTATGACCATGCATAAATCTAAGGGTTTAGAGTTTGATTACGTGTTCATTCCAAATAGCCACAAACCAATTAGGCCAGAAGTAACCAAGTTGGTCGATTTTGTGCAAACCTCCATTAAAGGTGAGCGCATTGCGGTATTTGCACCAAATAAATCGTCAAGCTTGACCGAAACTCGTATGAATAAATGTATCCAAGCCATTAAGTCAATGAAAGCTCGCAACGAAGCTATCAGACTGGCTTACGTAGGTTCTACTCGGGCTAAGAAACAACTCTTCATTCTTGGCGAGTCAAAGACTGCTTATCCTGAAAGTAGCTTACTGGGCATGTTAAAAGTTAATGATAGTGAAGCCGTTAAGGTTCTGACAAGCGAGGTTACTGAACAAGAGGTTGATACGTTACCAAAGCGAACGCGACTCACTAAATTGAATAACTTGCACCTTCCAGAAGGCCAAATGTTAGCGTCATCGCGCGGTATCATACATGTGGATAATGAAGCCCCTCCTAAATTTGACTGGATGGTTGATACACACAGAATTATAGGAATAGTTTTTCACGCCACTATTGAAAAAATTGCCGATAAGGGATGGGATGCATTCTTCGCTCAACCGGCTGAAACTAACCGAGCGTATTGGCGAGTATTGCTATTAAAACATGGGATAGCTGATAGCTCTTTATTTTATGCAATAAGAGAATTGGAAGAGCAGCTGCAATACCTTAAGTCCAGCGACTACATGGCATGGGCGTTACAGCAAAGTAATATCGAAGTTGAAAAGCCGATATATACGAAGCGGCTAGGCAAGCTTAAAAAGTTAATAATCGATATAACATTTGAGACTGACAATGCTCGCTATATTATTGACGCGAAAACGAGTAGGCCTTCTCATGGGGAAACTGAGCAAGCATTCGCGCATCGAATGATGGCCCGTTATGCCGAGAAAATGGAATCATACAAAAACTTATTTCCGGATAACGAGACAATTAAAGTTTGCCTATATCTATCGTCCATTGGGAAAATAGCGACATATGATTTCAAAGAGGATGTCGCTGTATGA
- a CDS encoding ParA family protein produces MSSAEMYNGLKVLSSYHRKGGVGKTFLASTIAYLLATGGPDGTGKKRRVLVLDYDSQQDSSKAFLQMDAIPGDDEYAAPTHPDYKEINDPDWPGRNTSTDILFDSPVYEYPTAFEGIKVLPSEGNVDRVLALTPQSERLVSTITSHMKDWFSIPDLAEDYDIIIVDNPPSKSPVSAGLLGAATHVIIPTEPEYDSIDGVPMLLNRIDRINEDRTDNPLEVLGVIPNKVQSKSKLTQKDRIALSKLYDKNGPTAAYMSQFWLTQRNCYRVMERPSVDESHFNYVHNHYAIDEMTKLYQLVENKIWGGK; encoded by the coding sequence ATGAGTTCAGCAGAGATGTATAATGGTTTAAAGGTATTGTCCAGTTACCACCGTAAAGGTGGTGTAGGAAAAACCTTCTTAGCTTCCACGATTGCTTACCTACTTGCTACTGGTGGGCCTGATGGAACAGGAAAAAAGCGTCGGGTTCTTGTTTTAGACTATGATTCTCAGCAGGACTCTTCAAAAGCATTTCTTCAAATGGATGCTATACCAGGCGACGATGAATACGCCGCGCCAACTCACCCTGATTATAAAGAGATTAATGATCCTGATTGGCCTGGTCGCAATACCAGCACGGATATTCTTTTCGATTCACCGGTATATGAATACCCAACCGCTTTTGAAGGCATTAAGGTTCTACCGTCAGAAGGCAATGTCGATAGAGTGCTTGCACTGACACCACAGTCTGAAAGACTCGTATCAACAATTACATCTCATATGAAAGACTGGTTCTCTATCCCAGACTTAGCAGAAGATTACGACATCATTATTGTTGATAATCCGCCAAGTAAGTCTCCAGTTTCTGCCGGACTATTGGGTGCGGCGACACACGTAATCATACCGACTGAGCCTGAATATGATTCGATTGACGGTGTACCGATGCTTTTAAATCGAATAGACAGAATTAATGAAGACAGAACTGACAACCCATTAGAAGTGCTAGGCGTTATACCTAATAAAGTGCAAAGCAAGTCTAAGCTAACTCAAAAAGATAGAATAGCGCTTTCGAAGCTCTACGATAAGAATGGACCAACCGCAGCATACATGAGTCAGTTTTGGTTAACGCAGCGCAACTGCTATCGAGTCATGGAGCGGCCATCAGTGGATGAGTCGCATTTTAATTACGTGCATAACCATTATGCGATAGATGAAATGACTAAGCTGTATCAGCTGGTTGAGAATAAAATCTGGGGAGGAAAATAA
- a CDS encoding PRTRC system ThiF family protein, with protein MIKAPMALMNDDISITVIGVGGTGSYLATMLGQMAFSLNNLTEGAKTITLHFYDDDKVSEANVGRSNFYPCDIGLPKAEVIAERLRNGLGVDVYAHNHRLEKAVRTDILITCVDSGKTRHKFGKDTEMQRSDALWVDVGNGAHDGQVTIGHLCNPLSGAKYPNVFDLFGDTLLIADDDDMPSCSLEESLTRQDMGVNIHAASRTFNAIWQLIRYGQVGYSVDFFNFRDTQENKVVAEPQAWATFGYQAVRN; from the coding sequence ATGATTAAAGCACCTATGGCACTAATGAACGATGATATTTCTATTACAGTGATAGGCGTTGGTGGCACAGGTAGCTATCTGGCCACTATGCTAGGTCAAATGGCCTTTAGCCTAAACAACCTAACAGAGGGGGCTAAAACTATCACACTTCATTTCTATGACGATGATAAGGTAAGTGAGGCAAATGTCGGGCGCTCTAATTTCTATCCTTGTGATATCGGTTTACCAAAGGCAGAAGTCATTGCAGAACGGTTACGTAACGGACTTGGTGTTGATGTGTACGCCCACAACCACCGTTTAGAAAAAGCTGTAAGGACTGATATTTTAATCACTTGTGTAGACAGTGGTAAAACCCGACATAAATTCGGCAAAGACACTGAAATGCAGCGCTCAGATGCACTTTGGGTCGATGTTGGTAATGGCGCTCACGATGGGCAAGTCACTATAGGTCATTTATGCAATCCTTTAAGTGGAGCAAAGTATCCGAATGTCTTTGACTTGTTTGGCGATACGTTGCTGATAGCCGATGATGACGATATGCCTAGCTGTAGTCTTGAAGAATCCCTTACCCGACAAGATATGGGGGTGAACATACATGCAGCTTCACGTACCTTTAACGCTATTTGGCAATTGATCCGATACGGACAAGTCGGCTACAGCGTTGATTTCTTCAATTTCCGCGATACACAGGAAAATAAAGTCGTAGCAGAACCACAAGCATGGGCAACCTTTGGTTATCAAGCGGTACGAAACTAA